The genomic segment ATAAACGGTGCAAATACTAAGCTGACTGACCCAATCATTTTTCCGATTTGAAAAATAATTCCGTTGAAAGCCATATAAGCCCCGCGCTTGTTGTCATCCACAATAGTTGCAAGAATCGTTTGGCGTGTTGGCACATAGAGTAATTCGCCAATCGAAAGGACAGCCGTCGCAATCAACAAAACAATAAGACTATTTGCAAACGCACATACTGCAAATCCAATCGCAAACAACGAAAAGCCCACATACATAATCGGTTGTTGCGCTCGTTTTGTTACCCACCTTGCAATTGGTACTGTAAAGAGAACAATGAATAGCGTATTAACAGCAGTCAAAACACTCACAATTTGGACGCCATTGAGATTAACCTCGCCAAGTGGTCCAAAATTCACTAGAAAATGTTGAAAATCTTCCGCGAGTCGCACAGAAATATAATTACCACGTTGGTACTCAATCGACATAACAGCAATTCCACCAATAGTATATAGAAGAAAACGATAATCATGCAAAACTTGCCCATAGCTTTTGAACATCTCAAGCAAACCGTAAGAACCTTTTTCAGGGACTACTTTTAGTTCCAATGTTTCTGAAATTAAAATTATCGTTAGCCAAGCGGTGACAAACGACATAATTAGAAGCGCAACAAGGAGCGGAAATAGATAATCTACAAAAAACCATCCACCAACCATAATCCCAATCAGCATGGATAAATTATTCGCCCAATAACTAATCGAGTACATAAATGCGCGATTTTCCGGCGTGCTTACATCAATCAACATTGCCTCACCAGCAGGATTTACTAACCCTTGCGCCACACCGATAATAAGCAACATCGCAAAAGTAATCCAGGGAGAATGAAAAAATGGAGAATTACAAAGAACCATCCCAAGAAAAGCAAAAACTTTCAACACTTCGCCTGTTATCATCAATTTCCTGCGCCCAATAACATCTGCCAAATGCCCGCCGTATATTCCAGCAACAAATTGCACAAAAACATTAATCAGCAAAAGAACCCCAGCCACACTACTATTTATTTCCATCGTAAAATAAATGGCCAAAAACGGGAAAATCATTGAGCCAATTATTTTACTCAAAAACTGAATTAAAATCCGTGCGCGAATATTTGGATGTAGTTCCCTAAACATACTATCTCCTCCAGTTGGTTTTTTCTGACTACTCTGTTAGTATAAAAGGGAACAAAAAATATAAAAAGGGTATTTATCATATTATTATGTCCCCTTTTAACTTGGAGGCTCTCATGGATAAGGATTATTTCATTATGCGCGCTTATCTTTATAATGTAACTCCGGATTTACAAACAGCTTTTAAATTAAGTAATTTAGCTAATATTTGGTTTTGTACATCTAAAAACGCCAAACGAAAACTACAACAATATCAATCAAAAAATATTCTTCACTATGCTCCTGGATTAGGTCGTGGAAATCTCTCCAAAGTCACATTTCCAAAACCACTAGAAGAAGAAGTACTTAATGCTTTGAAAAAAAGTCTTGCTGAAGAATCATTTAGTGATATTTTATTTTTATCGCAACTACCGATTCCTAAAAGCTGGTTCGCAAGTATCTCTAATGAAATTCAACAATTGTTCGGTTTACAAATAACGGAAAACCAACAAGAAATTTTACGTTCCATCATTCGGCGAAAATTAACGACCCTTGACCCACTTCAAACATCTGTCTCCCTAGAAGCTTTTCTACTAACGCAAATTGGCGATACACTTGTTAAATATGATAAAAGTACCGACAAAGTAATTGCTCATATTGCTCATCACTGGAAAACTTCCGCTGACTACCGAGAATGGACATTTTATTTACGCAAAAGTGTTTTGTTCCATCACGGGCGAACACTCGATAGCGCGGATGTGAAATTCACCTTACTTCGTGCCAAACAACCTCAATCTGTCTCTTTTTGGCAAATGCAAGATATTCAAACAATTGATTGTACAAACAAATTCACACTTACCATTCGACTAAAAAAACCCGATCCATTTTTCATTCGCTATCTCTGTTCATCAAATATGGCTATCTTGCCACGCGATGAAACTTTCGATGAATATAAATGGATTTCGACCGGGCCATTCCGAATGGCAGAAAGAAGCGATGAACGTTTGATTTTAGAGGCTTTTGATGGATACTTTTTAACACGGCCACTACTTGACCGAGTAGAGTTTTGGACCGTAGAAAATAGTCAGGCGATTCAAACCACGCCAATTCAGTTCACTTCTGTTGATTATGAGGAAAATCCGGCCTATGTCGAGCATCGTAAAATCGGTGTTGGGGTTAATTTTCTTTGTTTTAACGGTCACCGCAATGGAGTCGCACAACACAAAGCTTTTCGTGAAGCCATCTACCATTTACTTGACTGCCAAAAAGCGCGTGATGAGTTATTCGAAAACTACGGCACAGTTGCTTCCAATTACTATCCCGAAAAGTCAATTATTCCTGAAAAACATCCTGAAAAAATTCCCGCTTTATTGAAAAAAGCAAACTATCAAGGAGAAAAAGTGATTTTTGGAACGACGCAGCATCCACTTGCTTTACAAGCTACAAAATGGATTTGCAACATGGCGGCAAAATTTGAAATTCATTTAGTGCCAAAGATAATTACTCATAAAGAAGCTTCTTATTCAACGATGCCAGAAGATGAAACCGATATGATGATGATGGGCGAAATCCCTTCATCTGACGGAGAAGTAGCTTATTTAGATTTTTTGAACAACCCATTTCTTTTACCTCAACACTTGTTAACTGCTGAAACGCTTGCTGAAATTACTACTCGTTTAGAAAAAATGAAATTAGAAAAAGACGCCGTTAAAAGAGACGCCTTACGCACTAATATTGATAGATGGTTAACAGAAAACTATCATTTAATTTATTTACATCATCCTGAACGAAGCCAGTCACTCCATTCGATGATAAAAGGAATTTCCGAAAATCCTTATGGCTATTTTGATTTAAGTAAAGTTTGGATAGAAACTAAACCGTCTATAACATCATAATTAAACTATAAATAATTCCATAAAGATAGAGACCTACATAAAGCAAGGCGAAGAGGAAGAAACAAAGCCGCCAGTATCCACGGATAATTTTCTTAAATTGAATCTCGCCTTCTTTTTTTGCCGCAATAAGCACAATGACAATCCCAAGTGTAAATAAAAATAACAGTATATAAAGTAAGAACGAATGTTCAAATAATACAATCATAAAGAAGTGAACAGCAATAATAAGAAAAAGTGTCGACATGTCTGCTGCAAACATTATTCTACGCTGGCTTTTCCGCATCCAAAGCCCCGAAATAAACATGGATAAAATAAATACTATTACAGGTAAAATAATTATAATTGCTGTTGAGTTAGTTAACCAATCAAACATTGCTTTCTCCTTCCAACCCTTTAATAATATGATATAACGTACGAAGCGTCGGAAGTGTCTTTCCTTCTCGTTCAGCTTTTTCTAAAATCGGAAGTACAATTCCATCAATTTCCGTTTTGCGCCCATGTTTTTTATCAAGTGCCATCGAAGAAAAATTGTTGGCAGTTACCCGGCAAATTTCTCTCACTTTCAAAGCCCCATTTTGAACTGGGAGAACTGTTTCCATTTCTTCCACAAGTAAATCAAGCAATTTATGCCATTCCGGATTCTTTAGAAGTTCTCCGTTTCGCACACCTAGAACTGCCGTTAACGGATTAATTACTGCATTGATAAATAATTTTTCTTGGATAATTTCTAGATAATTCACATGCTGTTCTACCGGGAAGTCCGGCACTGAATTTAACCAGTTTTCTAAAGAACCATCTAATTCGCCCTGATAAACGCTATATTTCGTTCGCCCGTGACCGCGCCAAACAACGGTCGTATCATTTTCTCGACCTGCCCCGTGTTCGCTGATGCCCACTAAAATGGTCCGCTTTTCGCCAAGTAGCGGTAAATTTTCTAAATGTCCGGCACCGTTTTGAATGAAAAGCATTGGTGTTTCGATCGGAACTGCTTGTAATAAAGGTAAAATCTCAAGTAACGAATACTGCTTCACCGCGACAATAAGCAACTGTTGTTTACTCAAAGCGGCTGTATCTGTCACTACTACAGCGTTAATATGTATAGTTTTTGTTGTTCCATTATCTATTAGTGAAATGCCTTTTTGTTTTAAAGCATTTGCTTGTTCTTCTCTTCGTGTAAAAAGGGTGAGATCGGCTTTTTCAGCAAGGTTAGCTGCATAAAGAAGCCCCATTGCACCCGCGCCAATAATACCAATTTTTATTTGGTTTCCCATTTCGTTCAGCTCCATATAGGTTAATGGTTTTATTTTAGCAGAAGTCGCATCAGTTTGCACTTTTAGACAAACAAAAACCTCGAAAGACCCATGGCGTCTTTCGAGGTTCGTCTTCAACAAGTGAAACGTCACCTGCTTTTAACAATATTAGCTGTTTGCTACATCTTTACCATCATATTGTCCACATTCAGGACATACGTGGTGGGAAAGTCTGTATTCGCCGCAATTCGAGCATTCGTTCATGCCCGGAAGTTGAAGTTTAACGTGTGTACGACGCTTACGCTTTTTGGCTTTTGAAGTTCTTCTAAAAGGTACTGCCATTTCCTTACACCTCCTTGACGATATCTAAGTACTTGTATCGTTAATCTAAGAAAAATTAATTTCTTAATATATTCCAGCTTCACGGGGAATTTAGTCTTCTTTTTTCTCATCGAAAAAATTAGCTAATCCCGCAAGACGAGGATCCACTTTTGGTTCTTTTGCGATTTTGTCTAGTAGATCAGCTTCTTCTGTTTTCATTTCCCATTCAGTTCCACGTGGAAGCTTGTCGATAACGAGCGCTTCTTCACTGAAAACTTGCATTGGAATTTCTACTAGTAAGAGTTCTTCTACCACCGGGGTTAAATCGACCATATCTTGTTCCATCACATGCCAAGATTCATCTAAAACTTGTTCTTTGGATTTCACAAAAGTTTCCGTCGCATGCACTTCATAAGGATAAACAACATCCTCAAGTGTACGGGCACATGGAAGCGTCCACTCACCTTTCATTGTAAGGTTAGCAACAACTTCTTCTGGGTGTACAATTAATTCCCCAGTTACTTCTACGGGGCTTGCATCACGAACGTCTATATTGTTCTCTTGAAAGAACTTTTTTAGATCAGCTTTTTCATTAATCGTGAAGTTGCTGTCACGATATTTTTTCAATTGACTGATAGACCATTTCATCCTACATCACTCCAAGCGCAACACAAAATATTATAGCTTTTTTAAAGGCTTTTGTCAATGGTTTTTCAGGGGATCAAAACACGGCTTGTTTTTTATGCTAAAATAGATTATCTAAGGAGGGAAACGAAATGAAAGCAACTGGAATTGTAGTAGAATACAACCCATTTCATAATGGGCATCAACTTCATTTAAACAAGGCACGCGAACTAACAAATCCTGATGTGGTTATTGCTGTTATGAGTGGTTCTTTTGTTCAGCGCGGCGAACCCGCTATCCTTCCTAAATGGGAACGAACCAAGATGGCGCTTGCTGCTGGTGTAGACATAGTTGTCGAACTACCTGTTGCCTTTTCGACCCAACACGCCACTATTTTCGCTGAAGAGTCAGTTCGAATTCTCGATGCACTCCATATAAATAGCTTATTTTTTGGAAGCGAGCACGGCTATGCTAATGATTTTTCCGAAGCTGCAAATAAGGCGGCTAATAATGAAGCAACTTTTAATCAAATGATAAAACATTCTTTGGAAAACAAAAAGATTTCTTATGCCAATGCTTATACACTCGCACTTGAAACATTACTTGGCGAAAAAAAACTGGACGTCACAAAACCAAATAACATTCTTGGGTTCCATTACGCCCTCGCTGTACAAAAGCAAAACCCAACTATTAAACTCCAATCCATTGCCCGAGAGCATGCTCAGTATCACGATGAACAAGCTACCCATACTTCCATTGCAAGTGCGACGGCTATCCGAAAAATGATGCTAGCTGGTGAATCCGAACAAGCAATGCGCTATTTACCAATAAGTTCACAGGAAATTTTACGAGCGTATACTGGCCCATTTTTATCGTGGGATAATTACTGGCCTTTCTTAAAGTTCCGGCTATTACAAGCAACTTCAGAGGAATTGAAATCAATTCGCGGAGTTAGTGAAGGCATTCAAAATCGGATGCAACTTGCTGCGACCACAGCGGAAAACTTCTTTGAATTTATAGAACAGACGAAAACAAAACGTTATAGCAATGCAAGACTACAGCGAACAGCATTGCAAATTTTGCTAAATGCGAAGGACACAAAAAGCAAGCCGTACATCCGGATTCTTGGTATGAGTAAGCTAGGGCAACGATATTTAGCACTTCATAAGAAGAATATACCTCTGCAAGTAGTTACCACAGCATCCAAAGCAAGCCCCGGGATACTGACAGAAGACTTAAAGGCAACAACGATTTACACACTCGCAAAAGGACTAGAATCATATCAAAAAGGGGACTTCCAAATCCCGCCAATTATGACTTTGTAAGCTTTTTCAGTTTTTAGTTGACTTTGATGTTCCAACTTTGCTATGATGTCTGTTCGACTCAAAAAACAGGAGGTATGTGTATGGTACAAGAATATATTCGATTAAAAGGAGCACGTGAAAACAATCTCCAAAATATTTCCCTAGATATCCCTAAACGAAAAATCACTATTTTTACTGGCGTGTCTGGATCCGGGAAATCTTCTATTGTATTTGAAACTATTGCTACAGAATCGCAAAGACAGCTGAATGAAACTTACAGTGCTTATCTTCGTAATTTTCTTCCAAAGTATAAACAACCTGACGCTGATTCAATTGAAAACCTCTCCACCTCTGTTATTATTGATCAGAAAAGACTTGGCGGTAATTCCCGCTCAACGCTCGGAACTATCACTGATATTAACTCTATTTTACGATTACTTTTTTCCCGAGTCGGCAAACCGAGCATCGGGACAGCAAATCTATTTTCATTTAATGATCCTGCTGGTATGTGCCCTGATTGTCACGGGGTTGGTCAGAAAGTAACGGTTGATTTAGTCAAATTACTCGACCCAAATAAATCACTAAAAGAAGGCGCCATCCTTTTCCCAACTTTTTCAGTGGACTCATGGTACTGGAATTCCTATGCTTATTCCGGCTTTTTTGATGTGGATAAAAAAATAAAAGATTATACCGAAGAAGAGTATGAACTACTTTTAAATGGTAAAGATATTAAGGTATTCCTAGAAACACCGATGGGCAGCATGAACGCAAGCTATGAAGGATTAATTCCGAAGTTCAATCGGCTTTACATCCAAAAAGAAGGTGATATGTCTGCTTCTACCAAAAAACGCGTTGATAAATTTACACATATTGCGCATTGTGATACTTGTTCTGGAACAAGACTCTCCAAGCAAGCCCTTTCTTGTAAAATAAATGAAGCTAATATTGCGGACTATACCGCGATGCAATTAGACGAACTAAAACAAGCCATTGCTGAAATTAAAGATCCAATTGCCGTTCCGATGATTAAAAGTGTCACCGAACGATTGCAACATTTAATTGATATTGGTTTAGGCTATATGACTCTCGACCGCCAAACTGCTTCCCTTTCTGGTGGAGAATCACAACGCGTCAAAATGATTCGTCACTTAAATAGTAGCTTAACGGACTTACTTTACATTTTTGACGAGCCAAGCATTGGACTTCATCCGCGTGATGTCCACCGGTTAAATGAACTACTAGTGAAATTGCGTGATAAAGGAAATACGATTCTAGTTGTTGAACATGATCCAGATGTCATCAAAATCGCTGACCATATTGTTGATGTTGGTCCACATGCTGGGAAACATGGCGGAGAAATTCAGTTTGTCGGTAGTTATAACGATTTACTTAAATCAGATACGTTAACTGGCAGATTTTTGAACCGTCACTTACCTATTAATGATAAACCACGCTCACCAAAAGGTTTCTTAACTACCGAGAAAAGCAGCCAGTTTAACTTAAAAAATATTCAAGCAAACATTCCGAAAGAAGTACTTACTGTGATAACGGGGGTTGCTGGTTCCGGGAAAAGCACATTGATTAATTCAGTGTTTCTCAAAGAATATCCTGATGCGATTATGATTGATCAATCGGCGGCTCATGCGAATATTCGCTCCAATCCAGCCACCTATACTGGAATTATGGACCCAATCAGAAAAGCATTTGGGAAAGAAAACGATGTTAGCCCGTCTTTATTCAGTTATAACTCCAAAGGCGCTTGCGAAAATTGCAAAGGACTTGGCTTCACTACCATGGATTTAGCTTTCATGGATTCAATTCGCACCCCTTGCGAAGTCTGTCATGGCAAGCGTTTCCAAGAGTCCGTCCTAGCTTATAAACTAGATGGTAAGTCTATCAGTGATGTTTTAGAGTTAACTGTTTCCGAAGCGCTTGATTTCTTTACAGATAAAAAAATCTTGAAGAAAATTAGCGCGATGGAAGAAGTTGGAATTGGCTATGTGACACTTGGTCAGGCACTTAGCACACTTTCTGGCGGAGAGTGCCAACGTCTAAAACTTGCGAATGAACTTCATAAAAAAGGTTCGATTTACATTATGGATGAGCCAACTACTGGGCTGCATATGTCTGATATCGAACACATTTTGACGATTATCAATTCGCTCGTAAGTAAGGGCAACACAGTGATTGTGATTGAGCATAACATTGATATTATTCGAAATGCTGACTGGATTATTGACCTCGGACCAGAAGGCGGAAGTGCAGGTGGGCAAATTATTTTTGAAGGAGCACCAATGGACTTACTTCAAAACAAACAATCTTTAACTGCACAATATTTATAAGAAGCTATATAAAAAGCAACCGTAGCAAACAATTGATTTGCTACGGTTGCTTTTATTTATTGTCATTTCTCTAAAAAATCGACAGCATCTTGGAACGTTTTCACTGGTACAATTTTCATTTTTGAGTCAATATCTTTGGCTGTTTTTACTGCTGTGTCATAATTACTTTCGATAGATGGGTCGCTTTTTTTCATTTCTGCGGTAATTGGATCATTTGGTGCAAAGAAGATTTTCGCACCACTCTTGTCGGCTGCAACTACTTTTTGGTCAATTCCGCCGATTCTTCCAACGGTTCCATCAGGATCAATCGTCCCTGTCCCAGCAATTTTCTTACCATCTGTTAAATCATCTTTTTGGAAACGGCTATAAATTTCTAGGCTAAACATTAAGCCAGCTGATGGTCCGCCAATTTTTTCAGAATCGATTTTCACTTCAGGGACGGCGGTGATTTTTTCGTCATCTACAAGTGTAATCCCAATTCCTGGCGTACCTTTTTTATCAATTGCTGTAAGTTCGATAGTTGCTTCTTCATTTTTATCGCCGTGTTTGTATTTTATTTTAACGGTGTCGCCAACTTTTTTGCTATGAATGTAATCAATGAATTCTTGGCTTGATTTAAAAGCATGACCATCTATTTCAGTAATTAAATCCCCTGCATGTAAAACTTTTGCAGCAGGAACATCTTCCATAACGCTTAGAACATAGACCCCATCATATGTTACTTTCACTTCTTGTCCAGCAGCTTTGTAGGCAACTTGGATTGCGTTGTTTTTTGATTCATTCATCATTTGCATTTGACGAACATTATATTCTTCATCGGTTTCGTCTTCGTACTTGATTTCGCTATCTTTTTCGAGTTCATGGTAGGGAAGAAATTTTGCCGTCATATATGTATAAATGTTAGCTTTTCCCATGGCAATCGTGACTAGACTTAGCGATCCGTCTTTATTATTAGGATGGTCCTCAACCGTAACGAGTGGTGCAAGTTCCTCGGTTCCTCCAGGTTTTGAAATATAGTACGGAACTGGAATAAAAAAGCCAGCTATAATAATTAGCAACAGCACTATCGCCGTTATTTTTTTCCACTCTTTACGCATTTTTCTGTCCATCTCCTACTTATTAAATTTTGCTTGAATTGCTTGATTTACGATATCTGGAACTAGTTCGCTAATATCACCTTGATACTGCGCAACTTCTTTAACCATACTAGAGCTTAAAAATGAATATTTCGTATTAGTCATTACGAAAAAAGTTTCAATTGTGGCATTTAGCGTCCGGTTCATGGAAGCGATTTGCATTTCATATTCAAAGTCACTAACCGCTCTTAGCCCCCTAACAATTGCCGTTGCCCCGCGCATAGCAGCATAATCAACCGTTAAACCGCTGGCGCTCTCGACTTGAACATTCGGCAAATGAGCAGTCACTTGTTTAATCATTTCCATACGCTCTTCTACATTAAAAAGCGGTTTTTTAGATGAATTATTTAAAACAGATACATACAATACGTCAAAAATTTTCGCTGCACGTTCAATGATGTCCAAATGTCCGTTTGTAATTGGATCAAACGTTCCTGGGATGACTGCAATTTTTTCTTCCATCTCTACGCCTCCTGAAATTCAAATATGGATAAAACGGTAATTCCATATGAAACGGCTTTAATTTTAACGAAATTTCCAACTGTATCTGGCATAATCGCTTCTTTGTCGTGTTCACAAATGATTCTGCCGTTTTCACTCACTAATGCTAATTTTTCCAGTTGTAAAAGTAACTTTTCTAATTGTTGTTTTTTATAAGGCGGATCTAAAAAAACTAAATCAAATTTCCATTCGTTTTTGTGGAGTAGTTTGAGTGCTCGTTCGGCTTCATTCCGATAAACTTCTGCTCGATCAGTAAAATGGCAACTTTCTAAATTTAAGCGAATCGTTTTAATTGCTGCTTGAGCTTGGTCAATAAAAACAGCTCGCTCGGCACCTCTACTTAATGCTTCAATCCCAAGACCGCCACTACCAGCAAATAAATCAAGAACGACATCCCCATCAAAAAATGGTCCAATAATGGAAAATAACGATTCTTTTACTTTGTCTGTTGTTGGTCTAGTATTATTTCCTGGAACAGCTTTCAATGCATGTCCTTTACGTTCTCCTGCAATGACTCTCATCTTTTTTCGCACAACCTTTACTTCAATGTCTTTTTTACTTTATCATAAATAGGTACAAAAAAACAGCAAGACTAGTTAAAATAGCCTCGCCGTAATAATTAAATACTGATTTGTACGTCTTCATTTTTATGTTCATACATTAGTTCTTTTTTGGATTCGTATTCTGTTTTTAAGAATGGACGGAAAGACATTTCCACGCGTTTCACATAATGAAATCTGGAAACTTTGTTGGAGATATCTTCTACTTCCGCCATATCACAATATAAAACCGCATATTTTAGTTTACGCGATACGTAATGAACATTGCCGAATCGTTTCAAAGATCTAACTTGTTTTAAATGATTCATCCAAACGACGATTGCCTGTCTGTCATTTTCCATTGTTTAAGCCCCTTCTTTTTAGAATAACCATTACGCTGAACAACCGCAGCCTCCCCCGCTGCCACAACTTCCACTTGAACAAGCAGATTTTGTTTCGAAAAACGGATTACCAGTTGGTACTTTGATATTGTCCGAAACGGCACTTGCCAGTAGTAAACTGATTTCGTCAAGTAAAGACTGTAAATCCATCTCTGCCCGGCGATATGCTGCCACGTTTTGGTCCATGTCGACTTCGCGTTTATAAGCACGAGTTTTTCTAGTTACTTCTTTATAGTCAGGATGATACCGGCCGAACCGCTGTACTTCCTCATATTGTTCTTTTATTCGTATAAACTGACGAATATTTTTTTGGCTTGTTGGATCATCCAATAATGTTTGTTTAGCGCGCTTATAATTTTGCGCTTCCTCGGAGTCTAGAATCATGCCAGCAAGCTCATCTGATAAGTCGAGTAGCGCCATATTTTCCATTGTAGCGAGCATCTAGCCACCTCCATATTACTTGCTTGTTTTATTATACCATATAACCATTATTTAATAATAAAATTTTGCGTATAGTATTTTTGATACGTCCCCGCTCCCATGTAGGTATACGTACCATCTAGTAAATTATCACGATGACCCTTGGAATTTAGCCACCCTTCCACCGCTGCAGCACTATCAACATAATTAAAAGCGATATTTTCTCCCGCTTTTGTATATTTGACATTACCAGTTTTTAGTCGATTGCTTAAATCACCCTTCGTTGGAGAATTGTGGTCGAAATAGTCGTTTTCCTTCATATCCACACTATGTCCGTAAGCAACTTTTGCAACTTCTTCGTCCCAAGCAACTTCTTCCACACCATAACGATCACGAATAACATTAGTAATTTCTAGCACTTGTTTACTTGAAGCATCGTCAATTTTATTCCAATCTTCTGGAGAAAGTTTTTCTTCATAAATCTCGCCTTGATATGATAATTCATAAGGTCGCATTTTGATGAAAGATAGTTTATTCAAGTAACGTACACTTACTAATTTTGCTTTAAATTTATCAAAATTAAGTTGCGCATAAACCCCGCTTCCAATATTTATAATTGGTCGCGCATTTAAGTCTTCTTCTGAAAGTTCGAATTTATAATAACTATCTTTATAATTAAATGATATTTCGGATTGTAAATTAGCATCTGTAAATACTTTTTCGGCAGACATTCCGATAGTATATGGCATAACATTCAAATCTTGTCCAAGCGCATAAATCGTTTGAACTGTATTATTTGTTACACCTACTTGCATGTAACTAGTCCCTGGTTGATTATAAATATAATTATCGTAACCATATGCTGACTTATCAACGCGCACAGGGTCGCCAAATTCTTTTGTTACTTCTTTAATATTTTTATTAATAAATCTTGCTAAGCTAGAGCTATCTTCCACTTGTTTAGGATTTTCATTTGTTGTTTTTTTATTGTCAGGAAAATTTGATTTGGTAGCAGTATCTTCTGCGGTGTTTTTTTCAACTGATTTACTAAAAAATAGATCTGTGTTATATCCAATGAATAGGCAAATGATTAATAGCACAGCTACTCGCATAATAAATTTCACATTTTGCCCTCCCCGGCATTATTTTTGTATTCTCTTGGTGTAACTTCCATTTTACCAATTCTAGTATCATTTGAAAAGTTTTAAAACCAAAAAAAACAATTACAGAAGCGCGCTGCAAAAACTGCACTGCTCCGTAATTGTTTTAGCTTTATAGAAAAATTGATATTACTACCATTGCAACGAACAAAATCGTCATATAGTTTAATGAATATACGAACATCCATTTAGCCCATTTAATACTGTCTTCCATTTTAAAACCGTAAATGCTAAGTGCTAGCCAGCCGATGTTCAATAGAGTAGCTAAAATAACATAAACAATTCCTAAGTCAAACATGAAAAACGGTAAAATAGTTAATAAGATAACCCAGAAAAACATACTTTTTTTCGTGCGCTCAATACCTTTTACAACTGGTAGCATTGGAATTCCAGCAGCAGCGTATTCTTCTTTCCGCTTAATTGCAATAGCGTAGAAATGCGGTGGTTGCCAGCAAAACATTACTAGGAATAACATAATTGGCACGATGCTAAAACTCGGCTCAACAGCAAACCAACCAATAAGTGGCGGTACAGCCCCTGAAAAACTACCAATAATCGTATTACTCACTAATTTTCTTTTTGCATAAAGTGAATAAACGACGACATACAAAAAGACACCGATAACGCCAAGCAGACCTGCTTGCCAAGTCGTCATAAAGAGCATAATTGTTCCAACAAGACCTAACACAATAGCGACCATTAACGCACGTTTTCCAGAAATTTTCCCTGTCATTGTTGGTCTGTTTTTAGTTCGTTCCATAATTCCATCAATATCCCGGTCGATGACATTGTT from the Listeria seeligeri serovar 1/2b str. SLCC3954 genome contains:
- a CDS encoding YlbF family regulator codes for the protein MLATMENMALLDLSDELAGMILDSEEAQNYKRAKQTLLDDPTSQKNIRQFIRIKEQYEEVQRFGRYHPDYKEVTRKTRAYKREVDMDQNVAAYRRAEMDLQSLLDEISLLLASAVSDNIKVPTGNPFFETKSACSSGSCGSGGGCGCSA
- a CDS encoding CAP domain-containing protein, which translates into the protein MKFIMRVAVLLIICLFIGYNTDLFFSKSVEKNTAEDTATKSNFPDNKKTTNENPKQVEDSSSLARFINKNIKEVTKEFGDPVRVDKSAYGYDNYIYNQPGTSYMQVGVTNNTVQTIYALGQDLNVMPYTIGMSAEKVFTDANLQSEISFNYKDSYYKFELSEEDLNARPIINIGSGVYAQLNFDKFKAKLVSVRYLNKLSFIKMRPYELSYQGEIYEEKLSPEDWNKIDDASSKQVLEITNVIRDRYGVEEVAWDEEVAKVAYGHSVDMKENDYFDHNSPTKGDLSNRLKTGNVKYTKAGENIAFNYVDSAAAVEGWLNSKGHRDNLLDGTYTYMGAGTYQKYYTQNFIIK
- the cyoE gene encoding heme o synthase produces the protein MNQIEKTGEFSASRFTVRDFTELVKIGIVNSNTITAFTGMWLAFQLNGISFIQNVDVIFFTIVGSALIVAASGAFNNVIDRDIDGIMERTKNRPTMTGKISGKRALMVAIVLGLVGTIMLFMTTWQAGLLGVIGVFLYVVVYSLYAKRKLVSNTIIGSFSGAVPPLIGWFAVEPSFSIVPIMLFLVMFCWQPPHFYAIAIKRKEEYAAAGIPMLPVVKGIERTKKSMFFWVILLTILPFFMFDLGIVYVILATLLNIGWLALSIYGFKMEDSIKWAKWMFVYSLNYMTILFVAMVVISIFL